In the Tribolium castaneum strain GA2 chromosome 1, icTriCast1.1, whole genome shotgun sequence genome, one interval contains:
- the Trmt112 gene encoding multifunctional methyltransferase subunit TRM112-like protein, with translation MKLLTHNMLTSKCMKVVTVGYPLGINASDVRVSEVDFNPDFVAKIIPKVDWNVLYNAAQSIGQLEGLPKDVVENYENDHEFLKKAHHALLEIDIINGELICPETGRKFPINNGIPNLLLNEDEV, from the exons atgaaattgttaacCCACAACATGCTAACCTCCAAATGCATGAAAGTCGTGACTGTGGGGTACCCGCTTGGTATTAAC GCTTCGGACGTGCGAGTGTCCGAAGTGGACTTCAACCCGGACTTCGTGGCCAAAATCATCCCAAAAGTGGACTGGAACGTGCTCTACAATGCAGCCCAAAGCATAGGCCAACTGGAGGGGCTCCCGAAGGACGTGGTCGAAAATTACGAAAACGACCACGAGTTCCTGAAAAAAGCCCATCACGCCTTGCTGGAGATCGATATAATCAACGGCGAGCTGATCTGTCCCGAAACCGGACGGAAGTTTCCCATAAATAACGGGATCCCGAATTTGTTGCTGAATGAGGACGAGGTGTAA
- the LOC655985 gene encoding uncharacterized protein LOC655985 isoform X2, which translates to MESEESEQIQEVEEESQDSQELAEIPVHLDDSSVSYATLSLSNSSSNIVRGKYYKQTYRPAWEQMPDFKGWLRGVVGEPTRAYCTYCQKTLHAHRLSLLKHTCTIRHQKAAQIHNNRKNKTQNMETQEIHAVVLQESDLNQTEIDNEDGDTIEYTEVTSEVEDEENAQKDGFDQEIVEEEEEEESTMELHQVTFEKHNQNFQGNQSKSPISTHVIDTTRGVPVSGLQVSLYKLIDGRWTYINEGVTNLNGKFGGFVDRADFSTGRYKLHYDVDRYFEARKQDSMYPFIEVVFDCRAVTENYHVPVILSPYGYSTYRGS; encoded by the exons ATGGAAAGCGAAGAGAGTGAGCAAATTCAAGAAGTTGAAGAAGAGTCTCAAGATTCGCAAGAATTGGCCGAAATTCCGGTGCATTTAGACGACTCGTCGGTTTCTTACGCCACATTGAGTCTATCAAACAGCAGTTCGAATATCGTTAGAGGAAAATATTACAAACAGACGTATCGCCCAGCATGGGAGCAAATGCCCGATTTTAAAG GTTGGCTTAGAGGAGTCGTTGGGGAACCCACGCGGGCCTATTGCACCTACTGTCAGAAAACGCTCCATGCCCATCGGTTGAGTCTCCTCAAACACACGTGTACTATCAGACACCAAAAAGCGGCACAAATTCATAATAATAGGAAG aACAAGACTCAGAACATGGAGACGCAGGAAATCCACGCCGTTGTCCTTCAAGAATCAGACTTGAACCAGACAGAAATCGACAATGAAGACGGTGATACGATTGAATACACCGAAGTGACGTCAGAAGTCGAAGACGAGGAAAACGCGCAGAAAGATGGCTTCGACCAGGAGATAGTTGAGGAGGAGGAAGAAGAGGAATCCACTATGGAGCTCCATCAAGTCACCTTTGAGAAG CATAACCAAAATTTTCAAGGCAATCAGTCGAAATCTCCAATTTCTACACACGTCATTGACACTACAAGAGGTGTTCCAGTGTCGGGACTACAAGTTAGTCTGTATAAATTGATTGATGGACGATGGACTTACATTAATGAAGGTGTAACCAATTTGAATGGAAAATTTGGGGGGTTTGTTGACCGCGCGGACTTTTCAACAGGGAGGTACAAGTTGCATTATGACGTTGATAGGTATTTTGAGGCCCGGAAGCAGGACAGTATGTATCCCTTTATTGAG GTTGTTTTCGACTGTCGTGCCGTCACTGAAAATTACCATGTGCCCGTCATTTTAAGTCCCTACGGGTACTCTACATACAGGGGATCGTAA
- the LOC655985 gene encoding uncharacterized protein LOC655985 isoform X1: MESEESEQIQEVEEESQDSQELAEIPVHLDDSSVSYATLSLSNSSSNIVRGKYYKQTYRPAWEQMPDFKGWLRGVVGEPTRAYCTYCQKTLHAHRLSLLKHTCTIRHQKAAQIHNNRKVGKRSVHRNKTQNMETQEIHAVVLQESDLNQTEIDNEDGDTIEYTEVTSEVEDEENAQKDGFDQEIVEEEEEEESTMELHQVTFEKHNQNFQGNQSKSPISTHVIDTTRGVPVSGLQVSLYKLIDGRWTYINEGVTNLNGKFGGFVDRADFSTGRYKLHYDVDRYFEARKQDSMYPFIEVVFDCRAVTENYHVPVILSPYGYSTYRGS; this comes from the exons ATGGAAAGCGAAGAGAGTGAGCAAATTCAAGAAGTTGAAGAAGAGTCTCAAGATTCGCAAGAATTGGCCGAAATTCCGGTGCATTTAGACGACTCGTCGGTTTCTTACGCCACATTGAGTCTATCAAACAGCAGTTCGAATATCGTTAGAGGAAAATATTACAAACAGACGTATCGCCCAGCATGGGAGCAAATGCCCGATTTTAAAG GTTGGCTTAGAGGAGTCGTTGGGGAACCCACGCGGGCCTATTGCACCTACTGTCAGAAAACGCTCCATGCCCATCGGTTGAGTCTCCTCAAACACACGTGTACTATCAGACACCAAAAAGCGGCACAAATTCATAATAATAGGAAGGTAGGAAAGCGTTCCGTACACAGG aACAAGACTCAGAACATGGAGACGCAGGAAATCCACGCCGTTGTCCTTCAAGAATCAGACTTGAACCAGACAGAAATCGACAATGAAGACGGTGATACGATTGAATACACCGAAGTGACGTCAGAAGTCGAAGACGAGGAAAACGCGCAGAAAGATGGCTTCGACCAGGAGATAGTTGAGGAGGAGGAAGAAGAGGAATCCACTATGGAGCTCCATCAAGTCACCTTTGAGAAG CATAACCAAAATTTTCAAGGCAATCAGTCGAAATCTCCAATTTCTACACACGTCATTGACACTACAAGAGGTGTTCCAGTGTCGGGACTACAAGTTAGTCTGTATAAATTGATTGATGGACGATGGACTTACATTAATGAAGGTGTAACCAATTTGAATGGAAAATTTGGGGGGTTTGTTGACCGCGCGGACTTTTCAACAGGGAGGTACAAGTTGCATTATGACGTTGATAGGTATTTTGAGGCCCGGAAGCAGGACAGTATGTATCCCTTTATTGAG GTTGTTTTCGACTGTCGTGCCGTCACTGAAAATTACCATGTGCCCGTCATTTTAAGTCCCTACGGGTACTCTACATACAGGGGATCGTAA
- the Uch-L5 gene encoding ubiquitin carboxyl-terminal hydrolase isozyme L5, with translation MSEAAGNWCLIESDPGVFTELIREFGVKGVQVEELWSLEPEQFEKLKPIHGLIFLFKWTKDDEPSGSIVQDSRLEKIFFAKQVIENACATQAILSVLLNCRHADLKLGHTLTELKDFCQGFDANMKGLTISNSPVIRSVHNSFARQQIFEFDPSLANKNEDVFHFVSYVPIDGRLYELDGLKTGPIDLGPLTADSDWTDVVRPIIEKRIQRYTEGEIHFNLMAIVSDRKMLYQRQIDNLQKKLEESGMETDSQQAEIARLRLLIEDEENKRRQYRVENIRRKHNYLPLIVEILKILAKEGKLMTLYEQAKQKTLKKQKAKMSS, from the exons ATGTCTGAAGCGGCCGGAAATTGGTGCTTGATCGAAAGCGATCCCGGTGTCTTCACAGAATTAATCCGCGAGTTTG GGGTAAAAGGCGTCCAAGTGGAAGAACTGTGGAGTCTCGAGCCAGAacagtttgaaaaattgaa GCCCATCCACGGTCTCATATTCCTGTTCAAGTGGACAAAAGACGACGAACCCAGCGGCTCGATCGTGCAAGACAGCCGTTtagaaaagatttttttcgCCAAACAAGTGATAGAAAACGCTTGTGCAACACAGGCgattttgagtgttttattaaacTGTCGGCACGCCGATTTAAAGTTAGGTCACACTTTAACTGAACTCAAAGATTTCTGTCAAGGTTTTGATGCAAATATGAAAGGCTTAACTATAAGTAATTCGCCTGTTATTAGGTCGGTTCATAATTCTTTTGCTAgacagcaaatttttgaatttgatcCTTCTTTGGCTAACAAAAATGAGgatgtttttcattttgttagTTATGTGCCTATAGATGGCAGACTTTATGAACTTGACGGCCTCAAAACGGGGCCCATCGACCTGGGGCCGCTCACAGCCGACTCGGACTGGACGGACGTGGTCCGGCCCATCATCGAGAAGAGGATACAGAG GTATACGGAGGGCGAGATTCATTTCAATTTGATGGCGATAGTTAGCGACCGAAAAATGCTCTATCAAAGGCAAATagacaatttacaaaaaaaactagagGAGTCTGGGATGGAAACCGACTCGCAACAAGCGGAAATTGCGCGCCTGCGTCTGCTTATTGAAGACGAGGAAAATAAAAGGCGTCAGTATCGCGTGGAAAATATTAGGCGCAAACACAACTATTTGCCTTTGATAGTGgagattttgaaaattttggccAAAGAAGGAAAACTAATGACGCTGTATGAACAAGCCAAACAAAAAAccttgaaaaaacaaaaggcAAAAATGTCGTCTTAA
- the LOC135266891 gene encoding uncharacterized protein LOC135266891 isoform X2, producing the protein MNGNNKTIINKSLAKPLAVTAGLLGLIQGIAWTTLSVLCICCYTGSIQLDKNASSAEYYRVIYVIFLHEPNKTTNSELLIQPKEFLIFMCFYAAFSAIWLCISGAVIWAMIHNKWQLTKCLFGGWSTTAFIISLVDIILTSLLGRDYARIENTSDLLENQGSAMPIIHGYESNNNPPWFNDSDKDLWSSPAKAEGYDNQGFTRSESFFPASVSQQDDIYSSPISEPEFDNEDFFSGFTPNKTVKTGKNRENKFNLNHTGGPIIPDPDYTPPNTPRSIKSVLRSRSNYE; encoded by the exons atgaacgGAAACAACAAAACCATAATTAATAAATCTCTGGCAAAACCTTTGGCTGTGACCGCCGGCTTATTGGGATTG ATTCAAGGAATAGCCTGGACCACCCTTTCAGTGTTGTGTATTTGTTGCTACACCGGATCAATACAACTCGATAAAAATGCAAGTTCGGCCGAATATTACAGAGTCATTTACGTCATATTTTTACacg aaCCGAACAAAACCACCAACAGTGAGTTGTTGATTCAGCCGAAGgagtttctcatttttatgtgCTTCTATGCGGCCTTTTCTGCCATTTGGCTGTGCATTTCTGGAGCTGTAATTTGGG CAATGATTCACAATAAGTGGCAGCTTACGAAATGTTTGTTTGGGGGTTGGTCAACCACTGCGTTTATTATCAGCCTTGTTGACATTATCCTGACCAGTTTATTAGGGCGTGATTATGCCAGAATTGAGAACACATCTGATTTAttg gAAAATCAGGGATCAGCGATGCCAATTATTCACGGATATGAATCGAACAA TAACCCACCATGGTTTAATGATTCTGATAAAGACCTTTGGTCAAGTCCTGCCAAGGCTGAAGGATACGATAATCAAGGTTTCACAAGGAGCGAGTCCTTTTTTCCTGCGTCAGTATCACAACAGGACGATATTTACAGTTCGCCGATTAGTGAACCTGAATTTGACAATGAAGATTTCTTTTCTGGGTTTACGCCaaataaaacagtaaaaactggcaaaaatagagaaaacaaatttaatttaaatcataCTGGAGGACCTATAATTCCTGATCCTGATTATACACCACCTAATACGCCAAGGAGTATAAAGTCGGTCTTGAGATCGAGAAGTaattatgaataa
- the LOC135266891 gene encoding uncharacterized protein LOC135266891 isoform X1 translates to MNGNNKTIINKSLAKPLAVTAGLLGLIQGIAWTTLSVLCICCYTGSIQLDKNASSAEYYRVIYVIFLHEPNKTTNSELLIQPKEFLIFMCFYAAFSAIWLCISGAVIWAMIHNKWQLTKCLFGGWSTTAFIISLVDIILTSLLGRDYARIENTSDLLTLVCYGIVMSLACRGYVLWVVNVVFAVVFLKFTIKIVLKENQGSAMPIIHGYESNNNPPWFNDSDKDLWSSPAKAEGYDNQGFTRSESFFPASVSQQDDIYSSPISEPEFDNEDFFSGFTPNKTVKTGKNRENKFNLNHTGGPIIPDPDYTPPNTPRSIKSVLRSRSNYE, encoded by the exons atgaacgGAAACAACAAAACCATAATTAATAAATCTCTGGCAAAACCTTTGGCTGTGACCGCCGGCTTATTGGGATTG ATTCAAGGAATAGCCTGGACCACCCTTTCAGTGTTGTGTATTTGTTGCTACACCGGATCAATACAACTCGATAAAAATGCAAGTTCGGCCGAATATTACAGAGTCATTTACGTCATATTTTTACacg aaCCGAACAAAACCACCAACAGTGAGTTGTTGATTCAGCCGAAGgagtttctcatttttatgtgCTTCTATGCGGCCTTTTCTGCCATTTGGCTGTGCATTTCTGGAGCTGTAATTTGGG CAATGATTCACAATAAGTGGCAGCTTACGAAATGTTTGTTTGGGGGTTGGTCAACCACTGCGTTTATTATCAGCCTTGTTGACATTATCCTGACCAGTTTATTAGGGCGTGATTATGCCAGAATTGAGAACACATCTGATTTAttg actCTTGTATGTTATGGAATTGTTATGTCACTGGCGTGCCGTGGTTACGTCCTGTGGGTTGTTAATGTTGTTTTTGCGGttgtttttctcaaatttacCATAAAAATCGTCTTGaaa gAAAATCAGGGATCAGCGATGCCAATTATTCACGGATATGAATCGAACAA TAACCCACCATGGTTTAATGATTCTGATAAAGACCTTTGGTCAAGTCCTGCCAAGGCTGAAGGATACGATAATCAAGGTTTCACAAGGAGCGAGTCCTTTTTTCCTGCGTCAGTATCACAACAGGACGATATTTACAGTTCGCCGATTAGTGAACCTGAATTTGACAATGAAGATTTCTTTTCTGGGTTTACGCCaaataaaacagtaaaaactggcaaaaatagagaaaacaaatttaatttaaatcataCTGGAGGACCTATAATTCCTGATCCTGATTATACACCACCTAATACGCCAAGGAGTATAAAGTCGGTCTTGAGATCGAGAAGTaattatgaataa